The DNA window ATAAGCCCAGCACCCCGAGTCAGCCCCACCGCCTGTCTTGCGTCGCGCGCATCCCCACCCAGGCGTGGCCTCTGTCCCGTTTCGGCATGCTTGCCGCCCTCGCCGCCACCCTCCACGCAATCGCCGTCGCAGCAGCCCCTCGCACGCCCTGGGCGCCCGGTTATCCACAGCCAGCAGAATCCCGCACTCCCTATCCCCAGAACCCCGTTCGGCCGCCCGACACCGACCCCGCCTCCGCCAAGGTCGAGCCCGACGCATCCAAAAGCAGCACCCCCGGACGGAGGCACCACATGGCCAAGAAGGACGAACTCGGCAAAAAGGGCGAGCAATTGGCCGCGATCTATCTGGAAGCCAAGGGCATGAGAATCATCGACCGCAATTGGCGCTGCCGCCACGGCGAACTGGACATCATCGCCGAAGAGGGCAGCACGCTCATCGTCGTCGAGGTCAAGACCCGCTCCAGCCGATCCCACGGCACGGCCCTGGAGTCGGTGGACCACAGAAAGCTCTCCAAACTCCGCACGCTCGCCGCCAAGTGGCTGTCCACCCAGGCTCACACCTTCGACTCCGTACGCGTCGACGTCATCGCCATAGAACGCTTCGCCGGCGACTTCGCCCTGCGCCACATCCGGGGAGTGATCTGATGGCCGTGGCGCGCACCCGCAGCGTGGCTCTGGTCGGCGTGACGGGCCGTACGGTGGAGATCGAGGCCGACGTGGGCAACGGCCTGGCCGGCATCCACCTGATCGGCCTGCCCGACACGGCGCTGAGCGAGGCCCGCGACCGGGTGAGATCCGCAGTGGTCAACAGCAGATACCCGTGGCCCGACGCCCGCATCATCGTCAGCCTGTTCCCGGCCACCCTCCCCAAGCGGGGCTCGCAATTCGACCTCGCCATAGCGATGGCGATCCTGGGTGCCGCGGGCGTCGTCCCAGCCGAGCGCATCGCGGACCCGTTCTTCTTGGGCGAGCTGGGCCTCGACGGCCGCATCAGACCGGTACGCGGCGTCCTGCCCTCCGTCCTCGGAGCCGCGAACGACGGAGACGCCACGGTCGTCGTTCCCTCAGCGAACTCGGCGGAGGCGTCCCTCGTCCCCGACGTCAAGGTGATCCCGATGGCGAGCCTCCGCCAACTGGTCGAGTGGCTGCGCAAGGGACGTGAGGAGGCGCCCGAGCCCGAACCGGAGGAGTTCATCGAGCCCACGCCGCCGATCACGAGCCCGGTCCTGGACCTGGCAGATGTCGTCGGCCAGCCGGTCGCCCGCCGCGCCCTCGAAGTGTGCGCCGCCGGCGGCCACAATCTCTGGATGCTCGGTCCGCCCGGCACCGGCAAGACCATGCTGGCCGAACGCCTGCCCACCCTGCTGCCCGATCTGGAGCTCGATCACGCTCTGGAGGTGACCGCCATCCACTCGGTCGCGGGCATCCTGCCGCCCAGCGCGCCCATGCTGAGCCGTCCGCCGTTCGTGGCTCCGCACCACACGGCCACC is part of the Nonomuraea coxensis DSM 45129 genome and encodes:
- a CDS encoding YraN family protein; this translates as MAKKDELGKKGEQLAAIYLEAKGMRIIDRNWRCRHGELDIIAEEGSTLIVVEVKTRSSRSHGTALESVDHRKLSKLRTLAAKWLSTQAHTFDSVRVDVIAIERFAGDFALRHIRGVI
- a CDS encoding YifB family Mg chelatase-like AAA ATPase — protein: MAVARTRSVALVGVTGRTVEIEADVGNGLAGIHLIGLPDTALSEARDRVRSAVVNSRYPWPDARIIVSLFPATLPKRGSQFDLAIAMAILGAAGVVPAERIADPFFLGELGLDGRIRPVRGVLPSVLGAANDGDATVVVPSANSAEASLVPDVKVIPMASLRQLVEWLRKGREEAPEPEPEEFIEPTPPITSPVLDLADVVGQPVARRALEVCAAGGHNLWMLGPPGTGKTMLAERLPTLLPDLELDHALEVTAIHSVAGILPPSAPMLSRPPFVAPHHTATSAAIIGGGSAIVRPGAVSLAHRGVLFMDEAPEYPRHVLDALRQPLESGRVTVSRSAGSVTFPARFMLVLAANPCPCAQSDDQGETCKCSPTARRRYLGRLSGPLLDRVDMKVTVARASRRELLADRQFTESSAAVAERVLAARERAAKRLSGTPWRTNAEVPSSVLHSDYRPPPKAMKPMTACLDSGTLTARGLDRAVRVSWTLADLADKDRPDEDETTTALHFWLGVTS